A region from the Aegilops tauschii subsp. strangulata cultivar AL8/78 chromosome 5, Aet v6.0, whole genome shotgun sequence genome encodes:
- the LOC109736389 gene encoding uncharacterized protein, which produces MVSCKQWYHLFFFRASAMVSPDTSPSQQADLELQIVEGQRSSIGPSPTEQPPVPELPQFLFAVHFRPPHSKWRSGAMELPSGNRLNPPSSSVSSRRRRQRFLSEGGRVDRISALPDDLLLQVLCRLRCARTAALTSAVARPWRGLWRHLTELSFREIAPDALEAALGLVARPAISLLEIDIPEEHRGEIDPARVSALLRTAARLAPTALVFTACGNCSVAPIEVPVFHRATSIKLEVHNLCLTPPAHGLEFPVLERLSVGGGYAFDTDEFIQRCPRLRVLEVGNRCRLHKIKVHSTTIEELVVSDDCWANGIDIMAPALKQLKLSIRMDSQFSVSFSAPMVENLWWDFSCPSQNVGDDGWRMLHLSLWKKESVNTLRLTIDAGPSMLMDLEDYAEAYAPFADRNFSEEIASLPNFSVLQLHLIRRGHAFGPVVSNLLGICTFIQKLKVDINEFTCTGVCPPNCPCEQPQNWRSQTISLAALEEVEIEGSEGTGGEIAFLKLLFRSAPLMKTMTMKLHPENLPTSRGCKETYKILRENPSVKCRVYCSGGEEVLYP; this is translated from the exons ATGGTATCATGTAAGCAATGGTATCACCTTTTTTTTTTTCGAGCATCAGCAATGGTATCACCTGATACTTCCCCCTCTCAACAGGCTGACTTGGAATTACAAATTGTGGAAGGGCAGAGAAGCTCAATCGGCCCAAGCCCAACCGAACAGCCCCCAGTTCCAGAGCTCCCCCAATTCCTCTTTGCCGTCCATTTCCGGCCACCGCACTCGAAGTGGCGGAGTGGCGCGATGGAGTTGCCGTCGGGCAACCGCCTCAACCCTCCGTCGTCGTCCGTGTCCAGCCGGCGCCGGCGCCAGCGCTTCCTCTCAGAAGGCGGCAGAGTGGACCGGATCAGCGCTCTCCCCGACGACCTGCTCCTCCAGGTACTCTGCCGTCTCCGCTGCGCTCGCACCGCCGCCCTCACCAGCGCCGTCGCCCGCCCGTGGCGCGGCCTCTGGAGGCACCTTACCGAGCTCTCCTTCCGCGAGATCGCGCCGGACGCCCTCGAAGCCGCCCTCGGCCTGGTCGCCCGCCCCGCCATCTCCCTCCTCGAGATTGACATACCAGAGGAACACAGGGGCGAGATTGACCCTGCCCGCGTCTCGGCGCTGCTCCGCACGGCTGCGCGGCTGGCGCCCACGGCTCTGGTCTTCACTGCCTGCGGGAACTGTTCAGTGGCTCCTATCGAGGTTCCTGTCTTCCACCGAGCCACCTCCATCAAGCTGGAAGTGCACAACCTGTGTCTAACACCGCCGGCCCATGGACTTGAGTTCCCGGTGTTGGAGAGGCTGTCCGTCGGTGGCGGCTACGCCTTCGACACGGATGAGTTTATCCAGCGCTGCCCTCGCCTGCGCGTGCTGGAGGTGGGCAACCGCTGTCGTCTCCACAAGATCAAAGTCCACTCGACGACGATTGAGGAGCTTGTCGTGAGCGACGACTGTTGGGCGAACGGCATCGACATCATGGCGCCTGCGCTTAAGCAGCTGAAGCTATCGATCAGGATGGACTCGCAgttcagcgtgtccttctccGCGCCGATGGTGGAGAATCTCTGGTGGGACTTCTCGTGCCCGTCCCAAAATGTCGGGGACGACGGCTGGCGCATGCTCCACCTGAGCCTATGGAAGAAGGAGAGCGTCAACACCCTACGATTAACCATAGATGCTGGTCCG TCCATGCTTATGGATTTGGAGGATTATGCTGAGGCTTATGCACCATTCGCGGATAGGAACTTCAGTGAAGAGATAGCATCACTTCCCAACTTTTCTGTTCTTCAGCTACATCTGATAAGACGGGGGCATGCTTTTGGGCCAGTGGTGTCGAATCTACTTGGGATATGCACCTTTATACAGAAGCTTAAGGTGGACATAAACGAATTCACG TGCACGGGAGTGTGCCCACCAAATTGTCCTTGTGAGCAACCCCAAAATTGGAGAAGTCAAACTATCTCCCTGGCAGCTCTTGAAGAAGTTGAAATAGAAGGTTCAGAAGGAACTGGCGGTGAAATTGCTTTCTTGAAACTTCTGTTCAGATCCGCGCCTCTGATGAAAACAATGACCATGAAATTGCACCCTGAGAATTTACCAACCAGCAGAGGATGCAAGGAAACCTACAAAATTTTGAGGGAAAACCCATCTGTGAAATGCCGTGTTTATTGCAGCGGTGGGGAGGAGGTTCTGTACCCATGA
- the LOC109736382 gene encoding uncharacterized protein produces MLSLSARPILSAFLLPKPKPLRLRLLRPLHSSASASALTPPTPRTTTPDLPEDADPTPLFLRPPTHPVPEASLAAFRRRAAALVPPSAPHLHRHLRWLLADASAPAPSSADPAAPHLLRAPLDELEALWLRHVRDRRPFQYVVGNEHWKDLVVAVRDGVLIPRPETEAVVDMVAAVEGFQDGWWADLGTGSGAIAVAVARMLGPRGRVFATDVSEVAVEVARLNVQRYGVQDKVEIRHGSWFEPLEDVKGKLMGVISNPPYIPTDDLPGLQPEVGWHEPKLALDGGKDGLDHLLHLCEGLSSALMPGGFFVFETNGNKQSEFLVDFISTKWSSSFCDVEAVLDFADIKRFVRGYRR; encoded by the exons ATGCTCTCGCTGTCCGCCCGACCCATCCTctccgccttcctcctccccAAGCCCAAAcccctccgcctccgcctcctccgaCCCCTCCactcctccgcctccgcctccgcgctGACGCCGCCCACCCCGCGTACCACCACTCCCGACCTCCCGGAGGACGCAGACCCCACGCCGCTCTTCCTCCGCCCTCCGACCCACCCCGTCCCGGAGGCCTCACTCGCCGCCTTCCGCCGCAGGGCCGCCGCGCTCGTCCCGCCATCCGCGCCGCACCTCCACCGCCACCTCCGCTGGCTCCTCGCCGACGCCTCCGCCCCCGCCCCGTCCAGCGCCGACCCGGCGGCGCCCCACCTCCTCCGCGCGCCGCTCGATGAGCTCGAGGCCCTGTGGCTCCGCCACGTCCGGGACAGGCGCCCGTTCCAGTATGTGGTTGGGAACGAGCACTGGAAGGACCTGGTGGTCGCCGTCCGGGATGGCGTGCTCATCCCGCGGCCCGAGACGGAGGCCGTCGTGGACATGGTCGCGGCGGTCGAGGGGTTCCAGGACGGGTGGTGGGCGGACCTCGGGACCGGGAGCGGCGCCATCGCCGTGGCCGTGGCCAGGATGCTGGGGCCCCGGGGGAGGGTGTTCGCCACCGACGTCAGCGAGGTGGCTGTTGAGGTCGCGCGGCTCAACGTCCAGAGGTACGGGGTGCAG GATAAAGTTGAGATAAGGCACGGCTCATGGTTCGAACCTCTAGAAGATGTCAAAGGAAAACTGATGGGTGTCATTAGTAACCCTCCATACATACCAACTGATGATCTACCTGGCCTGCAACCTGAAGTTGGTTGGCATGAACCAAAATTGGCACTTGATGGAGGCAAAGATGGCCTTGATCATTTGCTTCATCTATGTGAAGGGTTATCTTCGGCACTGATGCCTGGAGGTTTCTTTGTTTTTGAG ACAAATGGCAACAAGCAGTCAGAGTTTCTTGTCGACTTCATTAGTACAAAGTGGAGCTCATCTTTTTGCGACGTGGAGGCAGTTTTAGACTTTGCAGACATCAAACGTTTTGTAAGAGGGTACCGCagatga